One Synergistota bacterium genomic region harbors:
- the ligA gene encoding NAD-dependent DNA ligase LigA, producing the protein MGREIPRSVVEEVERLRKEIAYHDYRYYVLNDPIITDAEYDRLMLRLRELESKYPELITPDSPTQRVGGVPAPEFKKVRHEEPMLSLDNAFFKEDLIAFDQRVKRWSGEDGIEYVAEHKIDGVSVSLVYENGVFVLGATRGDGVIGEDVTANLRTIKTLPLRLIRNVSGKLEVRGEVFMTKEEFARLNREREEEGLPPFANPRNAAAGSLRQLDPRITASRALDIFAYYLVNPEKWGIATHWDALEFIKSLGFKVNPYSRLCRNLEEVWEYCEEWVSKKGSLSYAVDGVVLKVNRIDLWRKLGATSKSPRWAIAFKFPPEEAITRVLDIVVNVGRTGVLTPVAILEPVHLEGTIVKRASLHNEDEIRRKDVRIGDWVIVRKAGEIIPEIVKVVKERRTGNEKEFKMPDRCPVCGASVVRPEGEVAYRCIGINCPAQLKERIRHFASRDAMDIRGLGPAIIEQLVERKLVRDIADIYYLTYDDLLSLERMGPKSASNLLKAIKMSKNRPLANLIFGLGIRYVGKVIAKILAEHFDTLDDLASASYSELVLIEGIGDKVARSIVGFFREPQTASLLEKLKKAGVNFGEKVDRGEIKENFFKGKKVVFTGELESFTRSEATELLENLGAQVLNNVSRKVDLVIVGENPGSKYQKALSLDIRTMGEKEFLDKLREAGIEIKVEKEPRLF; encoded by the coding sequence ATGGGGAGAGAGATACCGAGGAGCGTAGTTGAGGAGGTAGAGAGGCTAAGAAAGGAAATAGCCTATCATGATTACAGATATTATGTCTTAAACGATCCGATCATAACGGATGCGGAGTATGATAGGCTTATGCTCCGCTTAAGGGAGCTCGAATCAAAGTATCCAGAGCTTATAACCCCAGATTCCCCAACGCAGAGGGTAGGGGGAGTTCCCGCCCCGGAGTTTAAGAAAGTGAGACATGAAGAACCTATGCTTAGTCTTGATAACGCCTTTTTCAAGGAAGATCTGATTGCTTTTGACCAGAGGGTCAAAAGATGGAGCGGTGAGGATGGCATAGAGTATGTGGCTGAGCATAAGATAGACGGGGTCTCAGTTTCGCTCGTGTATGAGAATGGCGTTTTCGTGCTTGGGGCAACGAGGGGAGATGGAGTCATCGGGGAAGATGTAACTGCTAATTTGAGAACTATAAAGACGCTCCCCCTAAGGCTTATAAGGAATGTTTCAGGTAAACTCGAAGTTAGAGGAGAAGTCTTTATGACGAAGGAGGAGTTTGCCCGCTTAAATAGGGAGAGGGAGGAAGAAGGGCTTCCGCCGTTTGCGAATCCAAGGAATGCTGCTGCTGGTTCTTTACGTCAGCTTGATCCGAGGATAACGGCTTCCCGAGCCCTCGATATATTTGCTTACTATTTGGTTAATCCTGAGAAATGGGGGATCGCGACTCACTGGGATGCGCTTGAATTCATAAAGAGCCTTGGATTTAAGGTTAATCCCTACTCAAGGCTTTGTAGGAATTTGGAGGAGGTTTGGGAATATTGCGAGGAATGGGTGAGTAAAAAGGGGAGCCTAAGTTATGCTGTTGATGGAGTTGTTCTTAAAGTCAACAGAATAGATCTCTGGAGAAAACTCGGTGCTACGAGCAAGAGCCCGCGCTGGGCTATAGCTTTTAAGTTCCCCCCTGAAGAGGCTATAACGCGGGTGTTGGATATAGTGGTTAATGTGGGTAGGACCGGGGTTTTAACACCGGTTGCTATTCTTGAACCAGTTCACCTCGAAGGAACCATAGTTAAGAGAGCTTCACTTCATAATGAGGATGAGATAAGGAGAAAAGATGTCAGAATAGGAGATTGGGTTATCGTGAGAAAGGCAGGGGAAATAATACCCGAGATAGTCAAGGTAGTTAAAGAGCGCAGGACTGGAAATGAGAAGGAGTTTAAGATGCCGGATAGATGTCCAGTTTGCGGAGCGAGCGTTGTCAGACCTGAAGGAGAGGTTGCCTACAGATGCATAGGGATTAACTGTCCTGCTCAGCTTAAGGAAAGAATAAGGCATTTTGCGAGTAGGGATGCCATGGACATAAGGGGCTTGGGACCCGCGATCATAGAGCAGCTTGTTGAAAGAAAGCTTGTTAGGGATATAGCGGATATATATTACCTGACCTATGATGATCTTCTCTCTCTTGAGAGGATGGGGCCGAAAAGTGCCTCTAACTTGCTTAAAGCCATAAAGATGAGCAAGAATAGGCCCCTTGCTAATCTGATATTCGGCTTAGGAATAAGATACGTTGGTAAGGTTATAGCAAAGATCCTTGCGGAGCATTTTGATACGCTTGATGATCTTGCGAGTGCTTCCTATTCGGAGCTCGTGCTTATAGAGGGGATAGGTGATAAGGTCGCACGTAGTATAGTCGGCTTTTTCAGGGAGCCTCAGACAGCTTCTCTCTTGGAAAAGCTGAAGAAGGCAGGAGTCAATTTCGGTGAGAAAGTGGACAGAGGAGAGATAAAAGAAAACTTTTTCAAGGGAAAGAAGGTGGTCTTTACCGGGGAACTCGAGAGCTTTACGCGTTCTGAAGCTACCGAGCTACTTGAGAATCTCGGGGCGCAGGTTTTAAATAACGTGAGTAGGAAGGTAGACCTCGTCATAGTTGGAGAAAATCCTGGTTCCAAGTATCAGAAGGCTCTTTCCTTGGATATTAGAACGATGGGGGAAAAGGAATTCCTCGATAAATTGCGAGAAGCGGGAATTGAGATAAAGGTTGAGAAGGAGCCAAGGCTTTTTTAG
- the gatC gene encoding Asp-tRNA(Asn)/Glu-tRNA(Gln) amidotransferase subunit GatC, whose protein sequence is MKISMKDVEHVMKLAYLDLKGEEKERMLHHFNRILEHFAKLQELDTEKVEPLSHVIESSTPLRKDEIKESLPREEILKIAPETEKGYIKVPRIVE, encoded by the coding sequence ATGAAGATAAGCATGAAAGATGTTGAACATGTTATGAAGTTAGCTTATCTTGATCTAAAGGGTGAGGAGAAGGAAAGAATGCTTCATCACTTTAACCGAATTCTTGAGCATTTTGCCAAGCTTCAGGAGCTTGATACGGAAAAGGTGGAACCGCTAAGTCATGTTATAGAAAGCTCTACACCTTTGCGAAAAGACGAGATTAAAGAAAGTTTGCCACGCGAGGAGATTCTCAAGATCGCTCCGGAGACGGAAAAGGGGTATATAAAGGTTCCGAGAATAGTGGAATAA
- a CDS encoding tRNA-dihydrouridine synthase family protein codes for MIKLFLAPIAGITKLPFRRLLRREGIDYAYTEMISGIALFYRDPKSLSLIDIGGDETAVGVQLVGGDPEKMAEGAKVAERWGASSVDINMGCPARKVLRSGGGARLLLDTDKALSVFLSVREAVFIPVSVKLRKGWRGRETFLEISKKLEREGVSWITLHARCVEDGFSEAPDWNSIKALKESVSVPVIGNGGVDTPEDALRMLNETGCDAVMLARGVLRNPFLPRQIRELERTGSYRKETSKDKIRWLIDFCSEAESLYGDIRGAKYVKSLIPWILREIRGASWLRGYLLRINSLKGIRDVLKEVVVRMDKGGEYRG; via the coding sequence GTGATAAAGCTTTTTTTAGCTCCCATAGCTGGGATAACAAAGCTTCCTTTCAGGAGGCTTCTCCGGAGAGAGGGAATAGATTATGCTTATACGGAGATGATAAGCGGCATAGCGCTTTTCTATAGAGACCCGAAATCTCTGAGTCTTATCGACATCGGTGGTGATGAGACTGCGGTTGGGGTTCAGCTTGTTGGCGGGGATCCTGAGAAGATGGCTGAGGGAGCGAAAGTGGCGGAAAGATGGGGTGCTTCAAGCGTGGATATAAACATGGGATGCCCCGCACGTAAGGTTTTAAGGAGCGGGGGAGGAGCGAGGCTTCTTCTGGATACTGACAAAGCGCTTAGCGTTTTCTTGAGCGTTAGGGAGGCGGTTTTCATTCCAGTGAGCGTTAAGCTAAGGAAGGGATGGAGAGGCAGAGAGACGTTTCTTGAGATATCTAAGAAGCTCGAAAGGGAAGGCGTTTCCTGGATTACGCTTCATGCAAGATGCGTTGAAGATGGCTTTTCGGAAGCCCCTGATTGGAATAGCATAAAAGCCTTAAAGGAGAGTGTTTCCGTTCCTGTCATAGGGAATGGTGGGGTGGATACCCCTGAAGATGCCTTAAGAATGCTTAATGAGACCGGGTGCGATGCGGTTATGCTCGCGAGAGGGGTATTGAGAAATCCGTTTCTTCCTCGTCAGATAAGGGAGCTTGAGAGGACCGGAAGCTATCGTAAAGAAACATCCAAAGATAAGATTAGGTGGTTGATCGATTTTTGTTCGGAAGCGGAAAGCCTATATGGGGATATAAGAGGAGCTAAGTACGTTAAGTCTCTGATTCCTTGGATATTGAGGGAAATTCGAGGAGCGAGCTGGCTTAGAGGATACCTCCTGAGGATAAATAGCTTGAAGGGAATAAGAGATGTTCTCAAGGAGGTAGTTGTAAGAATGGATAAAGGGGGGGAGTATCGTGGCTGA
- the gatA gene encoding Asp-tRNA(Asn)/Glu-tRNA(Gln) amidotransferase subunit GatA, with product MPTWKLREMVTEKEISLRDILDSVFKRVEEKEGELHCYLTVMREQAYEELKVVEERLKGGEDLPLAGIPVAIKDNMCTRGVETTCASKILKGFYPPYDATVVERIRKAGGIIIGKTNLDEFAMGSSTENSAFGPTRNPWNTETVPGGSSGGSSAAVIAGEAIMALGSDTGGSIRQPAALCGMVGLKPTYGLVSRYGLVAFASSLDQIGPLTKDVRDCALLLQVIAGKDPMDSTSLDVPLPDYLKACDRRDLSGVKIGLPREYFTDMLDKSVARVMEESKRVFGRLGAKFVEISLPHTDYALPTYYIIAPAEASSNLARYDGVQYGLRFKGKTLKEMYLETRTKGFGDEVKRRIMIGTYVLSAGYYDAFYLKALKVRRLIKEDFDRAFKEVDYILTPTSPTPAFRIGERADDPIMMYLSDIFTIPVNLAGICGISINAGFSDTGLPIGIQIIGRALDEAGILGVAAAFEAETDCHARRPYGG from the coding sequence ATGCCTACATGGAAGCTTAGAGAAATGGTAACTGAAAAGGAGATATCGCTAAGGGATATTCTCGACTCCGTTTTTAAAAGAGTGGAGGAAAAGGAAGGAGAGCTCCATTGTTATCTAACGGTGATGAGAGAACAGGCCTATGAGGAGCTTAAGGTGGTTGAGGAAAGGTTAAAGGGTGGGGAGGACCTTCCCCTCGCGGGGATTCCAGTCGCTATAAAAGATAATATGTGCACTCGAGGTGTTGAAACTACCTGTGCTTCGAAAATACTTAAGGGCTTTTACCCTCCATATGATGCTACCGTTGTAGAGAGGATAAGAAAGGCGGGAGGGATAATAATAGGCAAGACCAATCTTGATGAGTTTGCTATGGGATCCTCCACCGAGAATTCTGCCTTCGGACCCACGAGGAATCCTTGGAATACGGAAACCGTTCCCGGAGGGTCAAGTGGAGGCTCATCTGCTGCGGTTATAGCAGGTGAAGCGATAATGGCTTTGGGATCAGATACAGGAGGATCTATAAGGCAGCCAGCGGCTCTGTGTGGAATGGTAGGATTGAAACCCACTTACGGTTTGGTTTCGAGGTATGGTCTCGTTGCCTTTGCGTCCTCGCTTGATCAGATAGGTCCCTTAACAAAGGATGTTCGGGACTGTGCTCTTTTGCTTCAAGTAATAGCGGGTAAGGATCCAATGGATTCTACCTCTCTTGATGTTCCTCTACCGGATTACCTTAAAGCTTGTGACAGAAGAGATCTCAGTGGCGTTAAAATAGGACTTCCTCGGGAGTATTTTACCGATATGCTCGATAAGTCTGTTGCAAGGGTTATGGAAGAAAGCAAAAGGGTTTTTGGGAGACTCGGAGCAAAGTTCGTTGAGATTTCCCTGCCCCATACCGATTATGCGCTTCCCACCTATTACATAATAGCTCCCGCGGAAGCAAGTTCCAACCTTGCGAGATACGATGGTGTACAGTATGGGCTTCGCTTTAAAGGTAAAACGCTCAAGGAAATGTATCTTGAGACGAGAACTAAAGGGTTCGGTGATGAAGTTAAGAGAAGAATAATGATCGGAACATATGTCTTGAGCGCGGGATATTATGATGCTTTTTATCTTAAAGCTCTTAAAGTAAGAAGGCTTATAAAGGAGGACTTTGATAGAGCGTTTAAAGAGGTGGACTATATACTCACTCCTACATCTCCAACGCCAGCTTTTAGGATAGGAGAGAGAGCAGATGATCCTATAATGATGTATCTCTCCGATATATTCACTATACCCGTTAATCTTGCTGGTATATGTGGGATATCTATCAACGCGGGCTTTTCGGATACTGGTTTGCCTATAGGAATACAGATAATAGGCAGAGCTTTAGATGAGGCTGGTATCTTGGGAGTAGCAGCTGCATTCGAGGCTGAAACGGATTGTCATGCCCGCAGACCGTATGGGGGGTGA